From one Lolium rigidum isolate FL_2022 chromosome 4, APGP_CSIRO_Lrig_0.1, whole genome shotgun sequence genomic stretch:
- the LOC124649040 gene encoding chaperone protein ClpB1-like, with protein sequence MNPDNFTHKTNEALVAAHEAASDAGHAQITPLHLAAALAADKAGILRQAVAQASGGNPSAGDSFERVLAAALKKLPSQSPPPDSVPASTALIKAIRRAQSAQKKRGDSHLAVDQLLLGLLEDAQVADCLKEAGVSASRVRDEVEKLRGGGGADGGRKVESASGDSSFQALKTYGRDLVEQAGKLDPVIGRDEEIRRVVRILSRRTKNNPVLIGEPGVGKTAVVEGLAQRVVRGDVPSNLLDVRLVALDMGALVAGAKYRGEFEERLKAVLKEVEEAAGKVILFIDEIHLVLGAGRTEGSMDAANLFKPMLARGQLRCIGATTLEEYRKYVEKDAAFERRFQQVFVAEPSVADTISILRGLKEKYEGHHGVRIQDRAIVVAAQLSSRYIMGRHLPDKAIDLVDEACANVRVQLDSQPEEIDNLERKRIQLEVELHALEKEKDKASKARLVEVRKELDDLRDKLQPLTMKYRKEKERIDEIRKLKQRREELQFTLQEAERRMDLARVADLKYGALQEIDAAIAKLEGETGENLMLTETVGPEQIAEVVSRWTGIPVTRLGQNDKERLVGMADRLHKRVVGQTEAVNAVAEAVLRSRAGLGRPQQPTGSFLFLGPTGVGKTELAKALAEQLFDDENLMVRIDMSEYMEQHSVARLIGAPPGYVGHEEGGQLTEQVRRRPYSVILFDEVEKAHVAVFNTLLQVLDDGRLTDGQGRTVDFRNTVIIMTSNLGAEHLLAEMLGKNSMKVARELVMQEVRKHFRPELLNRLDEIVIFDPLSHDQLRKVARLQMKDVAVRLAERGIALAVTDAALDVILSLAYDPVYGARPIRRWIEKRVVTQLSKMLIQEEIDENSTVYIDAAAPPKKDELAYRVDRSGGLVNAETGQRSDILIQVPNGAVSGETAKAVKKMRIMEEGDEDGMDEDV encoded by the exons ATGAACCCGGACAACTTCACCCACAAGACCAACGAGGCGCTGGTggcggcgcacgaggcggcgtcGGACGCCGGCCACGCGCAGATCACGCCGCTGCAcctggcggcggcgctggcggccgACAAGGCCGGGATCCTGCGTCAGGCCGTCGCGCAGGCGTCCGGCGGGAACCCGTCCGCGGGGGACTCCTTCGAGCGCGTGCTCGCCGCCGCGCTCAAGAAGCTCCCGTCGCAGTCGCCGCCGCCCGACTCCGTGCCGGCGTCCACGGCGCTCATCAAGGCCATCCGCCGCGCGCAGTCCGCGCAGAAGAAGCGCGGCGActcgcacctcgccgtcgaccagcTGCTGCTGGGCCTCCTCGAGGACGCGCAGGTCGCCGACTGCCTCAAGGAGGCCGGCGTGTCGGCCTCGCGGGTGCGCGACGAGGTCGAGaagctccgcggcggcggcggcgccgacggcgggcGCAAGGTGGAGTCCGCCTCCGGCGACTCCAGCTTCCAGGCGCTCAAGACCTACGGCCGCGACCTCGTGGAGCAGGCCGGGAAGCTGGATCCCGTCATCGGCCGCGACGAGGAGATCCGGCGCGTCGTGCGCATCCTCTCGCGCCGCACGAAGAACAACCCGGTGCTCATCGGCGAGCCGGGGGTGGGGAAGACGGCCGTGGTGGAGGGCCTCGCGCAGCGCGTGGTGCGCGGGGACGTGCCCAGCAACCTGCTCGACGTCCGCCTCGTGGCGCTCGACATGGGCGCGCTCGTCGCCGGCGCCAAGTACCGCGGCGAGTTCGAGGAGCGGCTCAAGGCCGTGCtcaaggaggtggaggaggccgcgGGGAAGGTCATCCTCTTCATCGACGAGATACACCTCGTCCTCGGCGCCGGGAGGACGGAGGGGTCCATGGACGCCGCCAACCTCTTCAAGCCCATGCTGGCGCGGGGCCAGCTCCGGTGCATCGGCGCCACCACGCTGGAGGAGTACCGCAAGTACGTGGAGAAGGACGCGGCCTTCGAGCGCCGGTTCCAGCAGGTGTTCGTCGCGGAGCCGAGCGTGGCCGACACCATCAGCATCCTGCGCGGGCTCAAGGAGAAGTACGAAGGGCACCACGGGGTGCGCATCCAGGACCGCGCCATCGTCGTCGCCGCGCAGCTCTCGTCGCGGTACATCATGGGCCGGCACCTGCCGGACAAGGCCATCGACCTGGTGGACGAGGCGTGCGCCAACGTGAGGGTGCAGCTGGACAGCCAGCCGGAGGAGATCGACAACCTGGAGCGGAAGAGGATTCAGCTGGAGGTGGAGCTGCACGCGctggagaaggagaaggacaagGCCAGCAAGGCCCGGCTCGTGGAGGTGAGGAAGGAGCTGGACGACCTCCGGGACAAGCTGCAGCCGCTGACGATGAAGTACAGGAAGGAGAAGGAGAGGATCGACGAGATCCGGAAGCTCAAGCAGCGGCGCGAGGAGCTGCAGTTCACGCTGCAGGAGGCCGAGCGGCGCATGGACCTGGCGCGCGTCGCAGACCTCAAGTACGGCGCGCTCCAGGAGATCGACGCCGCCATCGCCAAGCTGGAGGGCGAGACAGGGGAGAACCTGATGCTGACGGAGACCGTCGGCCCTGAGCAGATCGCCGAGGTGGTCAGCCGGTGGACCGGCATCCCGGTGACCCGGCTCGGGCAGAACGACAAGGAGCGGCTGGTCGGCATGGCTGACAGGCTGCACAAGAGGGTGGTCGGGCAGACGGAGGCGGTGAACGCCGTCGCAGAGGCGGTGCTCAGGTCCAGGGCTGGGCTTGGccggccgcagcagcccaccgggtccttcctcttcctgggccCGACCGGCGTGGGCAAGACCGAGCTCGCCAAGGCCCTCGCCGAGCAGCTGTTCGACGACGAGAACCTGATGGTGCGCATCGACATGTCGGAGTACATGGAGCAGCACTCCGTCGCTCGCCTCATCGGAGCACCACCTGG CTATGTTGGACATGAGGAGGGCGGGCAACTGACGGAGCAAGTGCGGAGGAGGCCGTACAGCGTGATCCTGTTCGACGAGGTGGAGAAGGCGCACGTCGCGGTGTTCAACACGCTCCTCCAGGTGCTCGACGACGGCAGGCTCACCGACGGGCAAGGCAGGACGGTGGACTTCAGGAACACCGTGATCATCATGACCTCCAACCTCGGCGCCGAGCACCTCCTGGCCGAGATGCTGGGCAAGAACTCCATGAAGGTCGCGCGCGAGCTCGTCATGCAGGAG GTGAGGAAGCACTTCAGGCCTGAGCTGCTGAACCGGCTGGACGAGATCGTCATCTTCGATCCCCTGTCCCATGACCAGCTGAGGAAGGTCGCTCGCCTGCAGATGAAGGACGTGGCCGTCCGCCTCGCCGAGAGGGGCATAGCCTTGGCCGTCACCGACGCCGCGCTGGACGTCATCCTGTCTCTGGCCTACGATCCA GTGTATGGCGCGAGGCCGATCAGGAGGTGGATCGAGAAGAGGGTGGTGACGCAGCTGTCGAAGATGCTGATCCAGGAGGAGATCGACGAGAACAGCACCGTGTACatcgacgccgccgcgccgcccaagAAGGACGAGCTGGCGTACAGGGTGGACCGCAGCGGCGGGCTGGTGAACGCCGAGACGGGGCAGAGGTCGGACATCCTCATCCAGGTGCCCAACGGCGCCGTCAGCGGCGAGACGGCCAAGGCCGTGAAGAAGATGCGGATCATGGAGGAAGGGGACGAGGACGGCATGGACGAAGACGTCTGA
- the LOC124649041 gene encoding probable transcriptional regulatory protein At2g25830 yields MASAARALGALLHRASSLSSSASALRSASLLHRNGSATGASLFQGHVARRRIWTFQPLCMGRRSCKIAGRKGAQNLKKMKRNSKIGKEIVAAIKKGGPSPSSNTALAAILEKVRELDVPKEVVERNIKRASEKGQDTYIEKVYEVYGFGGVSMVVEVLTDKITRSIADIRNVVKDCGAKLADPGSVTFRFRQARVVNIKVTDADKDQLLSVALDAGADDVIEPNFDGDDEDSEEDVIERFYKIVTTSENYPVVLSKLQEEGIKFETDNGYELLPLNPVEVDDEAMDLNKDLVLKLLELDDVDAVYTDQK; encoded by the exons ATGGCGTCCGCCGCGAGGGCTCTGGGAGCTCTCCTCCACAGGGCATCATCTCTGTCCTCTTCTGCCTCCGCTCTCAGGAGCGCCTCCCTTCTACACA GGAATGGCTCTGCTACTGGCGCCAGCTTGTTCCAGGGGCACGTGGCTAGGCGAAGGATTTGGACGTTCCAGCCGCTCTGTATGGGGCGGCGTTCCTGCAAGATCGCCGGGAGGAAG GGTGCCCAGAATTTGAAAAAGATGAAGCGCAACAGCAAAATTGGAAAAGAAATCGTTGCTGC CATTAAAAAGGGTGGCCCAAGTCCTTCATCCAACACAGCTTTAGCGGCGATACTAGAGAAAGTAAGAGAGCTGGATGTCCCCAAGGAAGTTGTTGAGCGTAACATCAAAAGAGCTTCAGAAAAGGGCCAGGATACTTACATAGAAAAGGTTTATGAG GTCTATGGTTTTGGTGGAGTAAGTATGGTCGTTGAGGTCCTTACAGACAAAATTACAAGATCTATTGCGGATATTAGAAATGTTGTAAAGGACTGTGGAGCAAAATTGGCTGATCCCGGGTCTGTTACATTCAGATTCCGACAAGCTCGCGTGGTTAACATAAAAGTTACAGATGCCGATAAGGACCAACTACTCTCTGTTGCTTTGGATGCTGGTGCAGATGATGTTATTGAACCAAATtttgatggtgatgatgaagactCTGAAGAGGATGTTATAGAAAG GTTTTACAAGATAGTTACTACATCAGAAAACTACCCTGTTGTGCTATCAAAgctacaagaggaaggaataaagTTTGAAACGGATAATGGTTATGAACTTCTGCCTCTCAATCCAGTTGAG GTAGATGACGAGGCCATGGATCTAAACAAGGACCTTGTATTGAAGTTGCTTGAACTCGATGATGTCGACGCTGTGTACACGGACCAAAAGTGA